Genomic window (Sediminispirochaeta smaragdinae DSM 11293):
CTCTTCTAATAATTCTACCAGGTAATACAGCTACATCTGCTGCACATGAGAATGAGTTGACTTATTTTTCAGATAGGTATTGTACTGTTTCTTTAGATTTTCTGGGGACAGGAAAATCTGACAGAATTAAGCAATGGAATAGCGACTGGTGGGAGGACAGTAGTCATCAAGTGGCAGCATTAGTTGAACATTTGAATTACAAAGAGGCTGTTCTTCTTGGCATTAGCGGTGGTGCAATCATAGCAATTGCTGTCGCTATAAATCATCCTGATTATGTAAAAGCTGTTGTTGCAGATAGCTTCTCGTTGCATTTCACAGAAGAAATGTATAAAAACAATGTGTTAAAAGAAAGAGCTAATATCACGGAACAACAGCAGACATTCTGGTCATCGATGCATGGTTCAGATTGGCAGGATGTTGTACATGCTGATACTGAAATGATTGAAATGGTTGTTAAAGAAGGAGGATTTTGCATCAATGGTCGACCAGAAAATATTAAATGTCCTGTTTTGCTAACATATTCTGAAAAAGATAGTTTTCTTCCCAATGTAAAGGAAATTGCTGCTGGATTAGGAAAGAGGATTAGCAATTGTGAGGTTAGGATATTTTTACATGGAGATCATCCTCTAATTTGGACAAATTCCAGGGAATTCTTTCAAACAGTTGATGAATTTCTCCTAAAATTATAGATGAAAAATTGTGGGCTATTTCGATAGCCCGCATTCATTAACAATGCTATATATTCTCAGCATGTAACGACAGATTCCTGTATATTAAATCGCTTCTTTCTTCAAAGCCCAATGCTTTCCAAAAACTATTTCCACCGGAATTATTCTTAAAAACAACCAAAGCGACTTTGTTTATCCCTTCATTTTTGAGTGACAATAGTGCTTCTTCAACAAGCTTTTTTCCGATTCCCTGTTTTCTAAATTCTTCTTTGACAGCTGTATGATAAATATACCCCCGTCTTCCATCATGTCCGGAAAGAATTACTCCAACAATACTATTATCCATTTTACATATAAAGTTTGTATTTGGATTTCTTAATAGGAATTTCTCAATTCCTGCTTTAGAATCATCAATTGAACGTAAGCCTATACCATCAGTTGTTGTCCAGATTCTTTTTACTTCTGAATAATGATCTATTTCCATTTTTTGTATGATCATATAATCCCCTCTACGTATTCACAGGAAGTAAGGACCATCTCCTGAAATTGCTTAATGTAATCCTTATACTCTATACCAAAAACTTCATGGAATATTGATTCTTTTCTTATTCCCATTTTTGAATTTCAATAATATTGCCTTCTGGATCTTTTGCATAAACTACGGTAATCTTTCCAACCCCATCTATTTCTGCATCAATCAATTTCCCAACTACAGATCCCCCGTTTTCCAATAAAAGATTTAACTTTTGTTCCACATCTTCTACTGCAAAGGCAATATGTCCAAAACCTTCTACATTTATTTTTTTACCGGTATTACGTATATTCTCGTTATATTCAAAAATCTCCAATGTCGGCCCATCAATATCATAACCGGGAAGAAGCAAATGCATTCCCTTTATCTTTGCATTTGATAAATCGGTTAATGTATCGACCCATTCACCTGAAAGATCTCTTTCTGGTGGTTTGGGTTTGCAATCAAATACTCTGATATAAAAGTCAGCTAATTTTCTCCAGTCATTGCTAATGATATTCACGTGTGAGAATTTTGTTTTCATGTTCCATCCAATACTACACCTAATCCCTTTATCAACATAGAATTCGTGCAGATAACATTTCTTTAGTAGAAATGTTATCACGGAAAGGAAGTTGAATACTACCAGGGCGTAGTTATCGTACCACCAATTTCCCTAACACTATCTAACCGTTCGTATGGCTCATTTCGGCCTTCCTCTCGCTTGTCTTTATCTCCGTCACCATCTTCTGCATGGTTTGAACGACCTTGTCGGTTTCTCTGTTGGTACGCAACAGGTCGAGACCTGCACGGTCGATGTGACTGGTCTGGCGTTTGATGGTGTTGACCGAGGCCAGGACATCGCTGCTGGCCGAGCGCAGGGTGGCGGCTGATGAGAGAATTTTCTGATTCCCCTCTTTCATGGCGTCGGATTGATTGTGAATGCCTTGGTTGATGACCTCTATTGATTCCATGGCCTCTCTGACCTGATGTGATCCACGGGTAAAGCTTTCGGTAAACTCCCTGAGCCGTGTGATGAGGTCGGTGATTTCATTGATTGCGTCGTTTGTTTTGTTGAAGGATCGCAGGGTTTCCTGGTTATCTTCGTCGATTTTTCTGATCGCTTCTACAACGGCTCTCAGGGTTGCGGATATCTCCCTCGATTGTTCTGCCGTGGTTTCGGCCAGTGATCGGATTTCGTCGGCGACAACGGAGAAGCCCTTGCCTGCTTCTCCTGCATGGGCTGCCTCGATTGCCGCGTTCATGGCAAGGAGGTTGGTCTGGTTTGCCACATCAGCCACCAGGCGATTGGCTTCGATGAGGTTTTCGGACTGACGCACCACGGCTTGTATGCCGCCTGAGGTCTCTTCGAGTTTGTCATAGGTGGTACGGTTTTGGCGATCAAGGAGTTCTCCGCCCTGCATGGCGCTTTCGACGGCTTGCCGGATTTCCTCGCCCTGCCTGTCGAAGGATGCAGCGACTTCGTTGCTGCTGATGATGTGCTCTTTTTGCTGCTCTAAGGCCTTGTTGAGCAGTTCCACGCCTTTGCCTAACGCTTCCACTGTGACCGCGGTGTTATCAACCTGCCGTGCCTGGCCTGCAACGTTGTTTTCCGCCTCGTCTATGCTGGCGACGATCTCGCTGATGGCCCCGTGTACCCGTTCGACCTCCCTGTTGAGGATCTCCTTGTTGCTGATCAGCTGTTGAGATTCGCTTTTGATGGCCTGGAAGTTTTCATCCAGGGTGATGAAGAATTTCGTGCTGGTTCTGCTCAAGAATCCGATCTCGTCCTGGGCCAGTTCCCTACTTCTAACGGTCACATCGCCGTTCATTCCCTGTTCCAAAAGCCCCTTCAATCGTGCAACGGGCTGTACGATTGTCCGGGAAAGGCTCTTCTGGACGATGATGGTCAGGGTGACGCTTGCCAGAACGACGATAAGCTGAGTGGTCAACAGGCTGGTGGGAGGCGGAGGGCCGATAAGGGTTCGCAGCCGGTGGGTTTGGCTGACGGTTGTGAGCAGTGCAATCGAGTTGAAGACCAGACTTGGGATTATGATGTTCATTCTGTTTTTGAGGGAGAAAAAGGGGCTTTCGACGTAGAGCTGCATGGATGAGAGGCTGTGTTCGATGGTCAGGATGAAGGAGAGGAAGAGGGGCGCGGAAACAAAGCTGAGAAAGATCAAAAGGTAGAGGAGCACAAAGAGCTTGCTTGCGGGAAGATCCGGGGTAACGGCCTTAAAAAAGATGATATGGCCGGTGAGCATTTCGAGAATAAGAAAAAGGAGGAAGAGGAGGGCTCCCTCGCGTACGGCCGAGGCAAGCTTTTTTGCATCACCGCTTGCTGTAGCCCGAGAGAAGCGAATCCTCCAGATGACCAGAAATGCCAGAAGGGCGCAGATTGTCAGAGCGCCGGTTGACAGGGGAACAAGCGGACTTTTCATGAATGTAAGCATGGTTGCCACGTCTGCAACACCGCCGAGTGCGGCGTAGGGGGCCAAAAGCAGAGGCGGAAGAATAAAGATGAGCTCTGTTAGGGCAAAGAGCTTAAGGC
Coding sequences:
- a CDS encoding alpha/beta fold hydrolase encodes the protein MPYFNFQGKKIFYSVKGEGPLLIILPGNTATSAAHENELTYFSDRYCTVSLDFLGTGKSDRIKQWNSDWWEDSSHQVAALVEHLNYKEAVLLGISGGAIIAIAVAINHPDYVKAVVADSFSLHFTEEMYKNNVLKERANITEQQQTFWSSMHGSDWQDVVHADTEMIEMVVKEGGFCINGRPENIKCPVLLTYSEKDSFLPNVKEIAAGLGKRISNCEVRIFLHGDHPLIWTNSREFFQTVDEFLLKL
- a CDS encoding GNAT family N-acetyltransferase, with translation MIIQKMEIDHYSEVKRIWTTTDGIGLRSIDDSKAGIEKFLLRNPNTNFICKMDNSIVGVILSGHDGRRGYIYHTAVKEEFRKQGIGKKLVEEALLSLKNEGINKVALVVFKNNSGGNSFWKALGFEERSDLIYRNLSLHAENI
- a CDS encoding VOC family protein; amino-acid sequence: MKTKFSHVNIISNDWRKLADFYIRVFDCKPKPPERDLSGEWVDTLTDLSNAKIKGMHLLLPGYDIDGPTLEIFEYNENIRNTGKKINVEGFGHIAFAVEDVEQKLNLLLENGGSVVGKLIDAEIDGVGKITVVYAKDPEGNIIEIQKWE
- a CDS encoding methyl-accepting chemotaxis protein; protein product: MTTAKPLSLKLFALTELIFILPPLLLAPYAALGGVADVATMLTFMKSPLVPLSTGALTICALLAFLVIWRIRFSRATASGDAKKLASAVREGALLFLLFLILEMLTGHIIFFKAVTPDLPASKLFVLLYLLIFLSFVSAPLFLSFILTIEHSLSSMQLYVESPFFSLKNRMNIIIPSLVFNSIALLTTVSQTHRLRTLIGPPPPTSLLTTQLIVVLASVTLTIIVQKSLSRTIVQPVARLKGLLEQGMNGDVTVRSRELAQDEIGFLSRTSTKFFITLDENFQAIKSESQQLISNKEILNREVERVHGAISEIVASIDEAENNVAGQARQVDNTAVTVEALGKGVELLNKALEQQKEHIISSNEVAASFDRQGEEIRQAVESAMQGGELLDRQNRTTYDKLEETSGGIQAVVRQSENLIEANRLVADVANQTNLLAMNAAIEAAHAGEAGKGFSVVADEIRSLAETTAEQSREISATLRAVVEAIRKIDEDNQETLRSFNKTNDAINEITDLITRLREFTESFTRGSHQVREAMESIEVINQGIHNQSDAMKEGNQKILSSAATLRSASSDVLASVNTIKRQTSHIDRAGLDLLRTNRETDKVVQTMQKMVTEIKTSERKAEMSHTNG